The Salvia miltiorrhiza cultivar Shanhuang (shh) chromosome 2, IMPLAD_Smil_shh, whole genome shotgun sequence DNA window TCATACAAGGAAAAGAGTATAATGTGGGCTATTATTTAGCAGATGGTATATACCCCAAGTGGTCCACACTTGTACAAAAATTTTATGAACCATGCTCTGTCAAAAACAAGTTTTTTACAATGAGATAGGAATCGTGTAGGAAAGATGTAGAGCGTGCATTCAGAGTTCTTCAAAGTCGATTTGCAATTGTTGCAAATCCAGCCCGCTactgaaaaaagaaatatttgcATAATATAATGAAAGCGTGCATTATTATGCATAATATGATTGTTAAGGATGGACGTGACCAGTCTGCACCAGTTGAAATTGCAAGAGAAGTGCCAATTTCAGATGTTGAAACAATGCCAAATGAAACAAGTCATTTCCAAGAATTTCTTGGACgctataaaaaaatcaaagataGAGTGGCTCACTTTGCGCTTCGTGATGCATTAGTCGATCATATATGGAAGGAGTTTTCTAATTTAGAAAATTAGTTagttttatcatttaatttatgctttgttaaatATTATGTAATGTTTAATTCTAAGAGTATTatgtaatttcagtttttatgtaatttatgctTGGTATCCGGTCCTTCTCTTTAATGAACAAGTGTTTTTTGATGAAGATGGCGTGGAAGCTTATATGTGGCAAGGGTTTCGGGTTTTCGATTCTGCAGGATCGATACTTGGACAAATTCAGCCAAGTGAGATGTGATTCGATCTCTTCGTCCGTTTGGCTTGGTCTCAAGGAAGAAGTAAGTGATTTGGTGGAGAATTCCTATAGCTATACTGGTGACGGCACGGGCACGAATTTCTGGTGCGATGATTGGCTGGGTTATAGAATCTCTGAGAAATGCAGGGTTCCTCATTATGTCTTAGATTTGCTAAGACATTCTGTTGCTGATTACTTCTATGATGGGGTGTGGCATTTCACCCAAGATTTTATTAATGCTTTCCCTGAGATTGTTGGTGATATTTTGGTGCTTCCTATTGGAGAGGAGTCTGACACTCGTTTCTGGAAACCTTCTATTCATGGCACGGTCACTGCTGCTCTTGCGTTTACTAATCATTGTCATCGTTTTCCTCGCGTTAGCTGGGGTTCTTGGATTTGGAAGCCTTATATTCCAGGTAGACGCTCCTTAGTCTGATGGCGGATTCTTCATGATCGGCTTCCTACCTATGATCGCCTGATTAGATATGGTATGATCATGCCCAATCATtgtgtcttttgtttctcctcgGGTGAAACTATGGATCACGTTTTATGGTCTTGCGGCTGCGTTAGACCTATTTGGATCGAGTTCTTGAGTTGGTTTCAATTATCTGAGGCTGTTGATGCTGCTGATATGCATAACTTCTTGGTTAGGGCCTGGGGTTACAAGTTCAGCTCTCAGCTGGACAGTTACTGGCGTGCTggaattattactattttatgGGCGATTTGGACTCAGAGGAACTCTTGCATCTTTGATAACAAAAGTTTTGAACAAAGGCGGATCATCCATGTTGTCAAAGTTGCGTTTAAGGAGATGGATAATAACTTTAATCTTGGTCATATGAATAACTCTTGGAAAGATTATACTATTCTCAGATCGATAGGCGTTGCTACTCGTGCTGCTCCTCCACCGGATTTCATCGACGTGCACTGGTGGCCTCCGGTTTCtccttggattaaagttaacacGGATGGCTCTGCGATGGGTGCTCCAGGAAATATTGCGGCTGATGGAGTCTTCCGTGACAACTTTAACTGGGTCCGTGGTTGTTTTCATTATAAGGGTGGCGTTGGGTTTGCCTTTGAAGCTGAGCTTCTTGCGGTTATCAAAGCCATTCTCATTGCTCATGATCGGGGATGGCTTCATTTATGGGTTGAGTCTGATTCTATATACATTGTTCATCTGCTTGAGAAGCGTTCCACCGCGGTGCCTTGGCGTTTCATTGCTTTATGGCGTAAGGTTCTTTGTCTCCTTCCTGATTTTAATCTTCAGATTTCTCACATTTATCGAGAGGGAAACAGAGTTGCTGATATTATGGCTAAC harbors:
- the LOC131008422 gene encoding uncharacterized protein LOC131008422; translated protein: MAWKLICGKGFGFSILQDRYLDKFSQVRCDSISSSVWLGLKEEVSDLVENSYSYTGDGTGTNFWCDDWLGYRISEKCRVPHYVLDLLRHSVADYFYDGVWHFTQDFINAFPEIVGDILVLPIGEESDTRFWKPSIHGTVTAALAFTNHCHRFPRVSWGSWIWKPYIPGRRSLV